Genomic segment of Bdellovibrio bacteriovorus:
GACACGGGCTTTTTGTTTTCTGACCCTGTGCTCAGAGTGAAAGTCCTTGACGCAAGGCGATTCGAAAAGTTACTGCCTACTCCACATGATGGAACCTATTGGCTATTTAGAATCCTGTTTTCGAGATAAATTCGGCACTCCCAGACAACCCGGTTTGGTGAAGAAGGCGTGGGCGCGTTTGAAGATTCGCGCGGACTTACAGCCCGAGGAGTCGTTGCAAGGCCTTGAAGGCTTCAGTCATGTTTGGCTCGTGTGGGTTTTTCATCAAAATAAAACGGCTCGTTATCATGCGAAAGTTCATCCTCCTCGCTTGGGAGGAAAAACCATGGGGCTTTTCGCAACCCGCAGTCCTCATCGTCCCAACCCCATTGGCCTTTCACTGGTAGAGTTGATCGCAGTGGAAAAAGACGGCATCGTCGTTTCCGGAGCGGACCTTGTTGATGGCACTCCGATTTTAGATATCAAGCCGTACCTTCCCGAAGTCGAAGCGATCCCAGAGGCACGCACGGGATGGCCCGCAGAAGTGGCCAAAGAAGAGATCCATGTAGAATTTACCGAGCACGCAGAAAACGTCATGCGTGAATGGGAAAGTCGCAATCCTGACAAAGCTCTTCGTGAAATTGTCGTGGGTACGCTGCAATTGGACCCGCGTCCTGTGATTTACCGCGGTTACGAGGAAAAAGAGTCCCCGTATCGCAGTGAACATGCGGTCCGTTTATTCGATGGAGACATTCATTTTAAATTCGAAACCCCCACCCTCGTTCGAGTATTAGATATTCTTTTTACGCATAATTAGTTGCTGTTGCCTTTTATTTGCGCACCTTGCTAGATTCGCTGTGAACCTAACAACGGAGGAATATCGTGAGAACAATGGAAACGGCTTCTCATTCTGAACAAAGCACTCTTCGTAAAGTTCCGACACTGAGCCTTGCAAGTTATACTAAGGGCACAGATGCAGACCGCGCGAAGTTTATCGACAGTCTTTTTACAGGTCTAAAAGAATATGGCTTCATCATTCTTAAAGATCACAACGTGAAAGCTGAAGACCTTCACAAAGCTTACGATATCCTAAAAAGATTCTACTCTCTTCCTACAGACGTAAAAAAATCTTACATCTCTCCGAAAGCGGGCTTCCAACGTGGTTACACGCCATTTGGTCAAGAACACGCTAAAGATTCTCCCGTGATGGATCTTAAAGAATTCTGGCACGTGGGCCGTGTTCTTGAAGAAGGCAATGCTTTAAAATCTGTTTATCCAGAAAATGTATGGCCTACAGAAATTCCTGAATTCAAAACTCACTTCACAGCACTTTATAATGCGCTTGAAGAAGCAGGTAACGTGATGCTTGAAGCATTGACGATGCCTTTGGAAGTTGAAAAAGACTTCTTCGCAAAAATGACGAAAGATGGAAACTCGATCTTACGTCTTCTTCACTATCCACCAATTCCAGAAGGTGTTGATCCTCGTTGCGTAAGAGCAGCAGCTCATGAGGACATCAACTTCATCACGATTCTTCCAGCAGCCACAGCTTCTGGTTTGCAATTGAAAGACCGCGATGGTCAGTGGTTGGATATTGATTCTGAACCAGACACTTTGATTGTCGACGTGGGTGATATGTTGGCGCGTTTGACGAACGATGTTCTTCCGTCCACAACTCACCGAGTGATCAATCCTCAAGACGGTACAAACCAAAGCCGTTACTCAATGCCGTTCTTTATGCATCCACACCCTGAAGCTATGTTGAGCTGCTTGCCATCTTGTAAAGGGACAGGTGCAAAATACGCTGATATCACTGGTCATGACTTCTTGATGCAGCGTTTGCGCGAGATCGGTCTTATTAAGTAAGACATTTCTTGTCACCAAAACTGAAATCACTTCAAGAAGGGGATCTGTAAAGATCCCTTTCTTGCATTTTAAGGGTCACATTTACTATTAAGAACATGTCTATCACGAAGATCCATGCAGGGGGATGTCATGAGATATTTTGTGTTTTTGATGATGGTTTTGGTCAGCTTGTGGTCCGTGCACTCTCAAGCCGTCGACAATCAAATGAGTTTTCGTATTCGTGAGCTGGCTCCGAATCAGTACGAATACTCTTCACTCTGGAATCCGGTCACGCAGGAAGCTCTTTTAAGAGTGGGACTGGTGGTTGACCAAATTGATCCGGTATTAATTGGTAGAGACATTTCGTTTTCTTCTGCCCGCAAGGCCGAATTCATCGCAAAAGATTGGCCCGAGCTGGGCGAGGACTGCAAAGTCGTTTCCGATTGGCATTTTGATTATTCGCCCGGCTTACCACATTATTTGATGTATATGACATTGCAAGGTCCAGGTTGTGAACGTGTGGCACATCTGTTTGACTATCTACACGTTCGATTGCGCTTCATCGGTGTTTCGCTTCTGAATTTTGAACCCGTTGACGTTGCCGTCGAGATCAGTCGATAGTTAAGGAATGCACAAACGAAATATTGCCATTCTTATCGTCGCTATTATTATCGGGCTTCTGATTTTCTTTTACCTGAAGCCCGCGAACACTCCCGAAGAGCCTTCGGTGAACCCTGAAAGTATGGGAACAATTCCTCCGGAAGCCTCGCGTGCGAATAAGGCGACACCACCGCCACCTGTGGATGTGGCCGTGCCGACAGGAACCGCTGCTGGATTTCTTCCAACAAATATGGAAGATCCAAAAAAGTTCGAGGCCTACCAAAAGCATATTCAAGAGATGGCGGTTTGCTTGAATATGAAAGTGCAGCCTTTGGATTCACAAGCTGAAATTAATTTCGACAATCTTAACAAAGCAATTTCCGCAGATCTGGGTGATATCGTCGCGCAAAGTGATGAGTGGTTCACGACGGATATTCGTACACCTGCGGGCGAAGTTCGCCGCATCTATGTTGAAAATACAAACACGGCCAGTGGGGAGCCCACTCGCACTTTGAAATATTCCGTGATGGAAGCAGGGGGCACCCAAAGAGAAATTCCCTTAGCGGCAGAGCAAACCAACAATCCTACTGATACATTGATCGCGACGTTAGAATCCGATGGAAGCATTGTCGGTAAAGCAAACTCACGTCGTATCTTTTATCAAAATGGTGACGATTTATTGTTGGTGGAAAGAGACGGAAAGATCTATTCTTTTGAACTTCCTCACGACGGAAAGATCTTTAACTGCACGGGAGCTGATTCCGCAGTCACTATGTCATGCACGTGTAAGTAATTTTGAGAATTTAAAAATAAAAAGGCGAGGTCANNNNNNNNNNNNNNNNNNNNNNNNNNNNNNNNNNNNNNNNNNNNNNNNNNNNNNNNNNNNNNNNNNNNNNTGACCTCGCCTTTTTATTTTAATAGCTTACTAAGCTTACTGGAAGCGTGTTAACGCGTCTTTCAGTGATTCCAACTGGATCTTAGATTGCGCGAGCAAAGCTTTATCCGTTGCTACCACGTCTTCATCCGCATTGGCGATAAACTTTTCGTTCGAAAGTTTACCTGTCAGCATTGTGATATCTTTTTGAAGTTTTTCGATCGTTTTATTGATGCGTTTTACTTCTTCATCAAAATCCACAAGGCCTTCAAGTGGGATGATCACTTTCACGCTGGCATCTTTAACCACAACCGGTGCAACGGCACACTTCATCAGATTGCCTTCTTCACCGATGTCCAAATTTTCCAAGCGGCCCATCGTCATGATAGCTGTTTTGTTGTTGCCCAAGATTTTTTGAACTTGGTCATTCATCACTCCCAGGCGCGCATTGATTTTCGTCGCTGGGCTGATGCGGTTTTCACCACGGATGTTACGAATCGCTGTGATCACTTCTTTCACGATATCGATTTCTAAAGCCGCTTGAGCAGAGCCCAGGCTTAAGAATTCTTTGTCGTTACGAGTGTTCGGGAATTGATCCACGATACAAGCAGCACCCTTGATCGGAAGCTTTTGGTAGATCTCTTCAGAGATGAACGGAGCAAAAGGATGCAACAAACGAGTGATGCGGTTTAGAACCTGAGCAATCACAAGTTGAGTTGCTTTTTTCTCATCTGCGTTTGTTCCATTCATAATTGGTTTTGTGAACTCGATATACCAGTCACAGAACTGATTCCAGATGAAGTGGTAAAGAGCGTTGGCAGCGTCCGAGAATCTTTCTGTCTCCATCGCTTCTTCAACTTCTTTTGTCACCTCTGCCAGTTTTGTAATGATCCATTGGTCAAACACGCTGATATCTGATTGCTTCGGAAGAGCTTTCACGCCTTCTGCAGGCACTTGGAAATCCTGCAAATTTGAAAGTGCGAAACGAGCCGCATTCCAAATCTTATTCATGAAGTTTCTGTAGCCTTCAAGACGTTGTTCGCTAAATTTAAAATCTTTTCCAGAATACAAATGAGCCGAGAACGTGAAGCGCAAGGCATCTGCACCATATTTCTCGATCATTTCGACTGGATCGACAGAGTTCCCCAAAGACTTAGACATCTTACGACCTTGAGAATCGCGAACAAGTCCGTGGATGTAAACCGTACGGAACGGAACATCACGCTTGAACTCAAGACCTAGCATGATCATACGAGCCACCCAGAAGAAGATGATATCGTGACCAGTAACTAGATAATTCGTTGGGTAGAATGTTTTTTGCGTTTCAGTGTCATTCGGCCAACCCATTGTAGAGAACGGCCATAAACCTGAACTGAACCACGTATCCAACACGTCTTCGTCTTGGTGAATCTTCGTGTTGCCACATTTTTCACAAGCCGTTACATCGGTTTCGCTGACAGTTTGGTGTTCGCAGTTTTCGCAATACCAAACCGGAATGCGGTGACCCCACCACAATTGGCGAGAAATACACCAGTCTTCAATATTGTTCATCCAGTGAAGATAAACTTTTGTCCAAGACTCGGGTTCAAAACGAATTGTTCCGCTTTCAACCACGCGTTTAGCTGGGGTTGCAAGTTGTTCCATTTTTACGAACCACTGTTCAGACAAGAAAGGTTCTACCACCGCGCCCGAGCGAGAGCAGTGACCTACTGAGTGAACATGAGGTTCTTCCTTCACGAGGAAGTTCAACGCTTTTAAATCTTCAAGAATGCGCTTACGAGCTTCTTGAACTTTAAGGCCTTTGTATTGACCCGCGTTTTCATTCAACTCCGCTTTTTTTGTCAGAATGTTGATGAATTCAAGGTTGTGAGCTTTACCGATTTTGTAATCGTTGAAGTCATGCGCCGGAGTGATTTTTACCACGCCCGAACCGAAAGACTTATCAACATACGTATCGGCGATCACTTTGATCTTTCTGTTGATCAAAGGGATGATCGCATTTTTACCGATCAAGTGTTTGTAGCGCTCGTCTTCAGGATGAACACACAAAGCAGTATCACCCAACATAGTTTCAGGACGAGTTGTTGCTACAGTCACAGTCTCTTGTGTGCCTTCAATAGGATAAGAAATATGGTACAACGAGCCTTTGATTTGTTTGTGTTCAACTTCCAAATCAGAGATGGCTGTTTCAAGAGGGCCTGACCAGTTCACCAATCTTTGGCCACGATAGATCAAACCTTTTTTGTGCAAAGTAACGAACACTTTACGAACGGCTTTAGAAACGCCTTCGTCCAAAGTGAAAACCGCGCGATCCCAATCACAAGAATCACCTAAGCGGCGCATTTGCGAATAAATACGATCGCCGTATTGGTGCTTCCACTCCCACACTTTTTCCACGAATTTTTCGCGGCCTAAATCATGGCGAGTAACGCCGTCTTTTTTAAGTTCTCTTTCAACAACAGATTGCGTAGCGATACCCGCGTGATCCGTTCCCGGCAACCACATCGCATTGTAGCCATTCATTCTTTTCCAACGGATCAGAATATCTTGAATCGTATGATCCAAAGCATGACCCATGTGCAAAAAGCCAGTGACGTTCGGCGGAGGAAGAATGATAGAGAATGGAGGTTTTGTGGATTGATCTTGGGCTTTGAAATAGCCGGAGGATTCCCACCACTGATACGTACGACCTTCAACTTCAGCAGGATTATAACGATCCGATAATTGTTGTGACATTTAAGCGACCTCTAACTGACTTTAAGAATAAGAAATTCTTAGGTTTTTAACCGTTAGAGATTAGCAAATTCGGGGGCTTTGCGATAGTTCTAATGCCCTTGATCGGACCTTCCTTTCTTCTCTGCGTCACGGGCTTTGGTCTTAAGGGGTTCTTTAGATGGATTTAAATCGCTTCGAGCGACGGATTTGGGTTTGGGAGGAGGCTTGGTGATGGGCCGCTTCGTGCGGGCACGCCATCCGGGCTCGGTCGGTGCCGAGGCTTTGCCTCGGTTCGCGCCATCCAGGCGCCACCGAAGGCCCTTACTTCGGGCCCATCACCAAGCCTCCTCCCAAACCCAAATCTGTGCTGATGCTTTAATCGAGCTTCGACTTTTAAAATCACAGCGGATGTGGGCGGTATGAAAATGGAAAAACGTGCTGAGGGATTTAGAAAATCAAAGGAACGATTTTGAAATATCCAAAGGTAGGAACTTAGAAAAATCTTTTTTAATGCGGTTTGCGGGCATAAAAAAACCCACAACATTTTTGTTGTGGGTTTTTTCTTGTGAAGTTGATTTGGTTGAAGTGTTTTTGGGATTACTTCAAGAAATCGGCCATAAGGCG
This window contains:
- the tsaA gene encoding tRNA (N6-threonylcarbamoyladenosine(37)-N6)-methyltransferase TrmO, encoding MMEPIGYLESCFRDKFGTPRQPGLVKKAWARLKIRADLQPEESLQGLEGFSHVWLVWVFHQNKTARYHAKVHPPRLGGKTMGLFATRSPHRPNPIGLSLVELIAVEKDGIVVSGADLVDGTPILDIKPYLPEVEAIPEARTGWPAEVAKEEIHVEFTEHAENVMREWESRNPDKALREIVVGTLQLDPRPVIYRGYEEKESPYRSEHAVRLFDGDIHFKFETPTLVRVLDILFTHN
- a CDS encoding isopenicillin N synthase family dioxygenase, which encodes METASHSEQSTLRKVPTLSLASYTKGTDADRAKFIDSLFTGLKEYGFIILKDHNVKAEDLHKAYDILKRFYSLPTDVKKSYISPKAGFQRGYTPFGQEHAKDSPVMDLKEFWHVGRVLEEGNALKSVYPENVWPTEIPEFKTHFTALYNALEEAGNVMLEALTMPLEVEKDFFAKMTKDGNSILRLLHYPPIPEGVDPRCVRAAAHEDINFITILPAATASGLQLKDRDGQWLDIDSEPDTLIVDVGDMLARLTNDVLPSTTHRVINPQDGTNQSRYSMPFFMHPHPEAMLSCLPSCKGTGAKYADITGHDFLMQRLREIGLIK
- a CDS encoding valine--tRNA ligase; this translates as MSQQLSDRYNPAEVEGRTYQWWESSGYFKAQDQSTKPPFSIILPPPNVTGFLHMGHALDHTIQDILIRWKRMNGYNAMWLPGTDHAGIATQSVVERELKKDGVTRHDLGREKFVEKVWEWKHQYGDRIYSQMRRLGDSCDWDRAVFTLDEGVSKAVRKVFVTLHKKGLIYRGQRLVNWSGPLETAISDLEVEHKQIKGSLYHISYPIEGTQETVTVATTRPETMLGDTALCVHPEDERYKHLIGKNAIIPLINRKIKVIADTYVDKSFGSGVVKITPAHDFNDYKIGKAHNLEFINILTKKAELNENAGQYKGLKVQEARKRILEDLKALNFLVKEEPHVHSVGHCSRSGAVVEPFLSEQWFVKMEQLATPAKRVVESGTIRFEPESWTKVYLHWMNNIEDWCISRQLWWGHRIPVWYCENCEHQTVSETDVTACEKCGNTKIHQDEDVLDTWFSSGLWPFSTMGWPNDTETQKTFYPTNYLVTGHDIIFFWVARMIMLGLEFKRDVPFRTVYIHGLVRDSQGRKMSKSLGNSVDPVEMIEKYGADALRFTFSAHLYSGKDFKFSEQRLEGYRNFMNKIWNAARFALSNLQDFQVPAEGVKALPKQSDISVFDQWIITKLAEVTKEVEEAMETERFSDAANALYHFIWNQFCDWYIEFTKPIMNGTNADEKKATQLVIAQVLNRITRLLHPFAPFISEEIYQKLPIKGAACIVDQFPNTRNDKEFLSLGSAQAALEIDIVKEVITAIRNIRGENRISPATKINARLGVMNDQVQKILGNNKTAIMTMGRLENLDIGEEGNLMKCAVAPVVVKDASVKVIIPLEGLVDFDEEVKRINKTIEKLQKDITMLTGKLSNEKFIANADEDVVATDKALLAQSKIQLESLKDALTRFQ